The Aythya fuligula isolate bAytFul2 chromosome 1, bAytFul2.pri, whole genome shotgun sequence nucleotide sequence CCACCTGTCTGGCTCCCTCCAAGCAGATGCAAAGGAGGCCTAGCATaccagtgctgctggagcagcaccaCCCCCAGATAAGGGAGGCGAAACCTCAGAGGAATGCCACCAGACACAGCCCTTTCAGGTGCCAGGGGGTGTTTTTAAGAACAGGCTCACTTAATGATCCCCCCCCAGCTATCCCATCCCCTCTCAAGGACCTGCATTTCTAAAGGAAGAGCCAAAACAGGCGAAACTTTGCCCAAAGGGCACCCAACACCGGCTCTTTTTGCAGGTGCCACCCCCAGCGGGCTTCTGGTGGCTGCTGGGACCACAGGAGAAGAGCGGCCTGTCTTGGTGTCCGTCACAGGCTTCTGGCTGACCAGGTTTCCTGAAGACATCTTCTGACAGAAACTGGTAAAAATGTCTTGAGGATGGCTGGGTGAAAAGAAACCGTGAGGGTGTCATCAGCGAGCCCAGCAGATCTCAAGCAACGCCTCCGATGGGGCAGATGGGGAAAACAAGGgcccagcccagagcagaacaAAAGACAGAGCGGGCAGGGCGAGGTGGCTCCGGGACAGGGCCCCAGCCACCAGAAGCCCGCCGGAGAAAAAGGGATTAGCTGGAAGCTTTACTCAGCAGGCAGGGAAACCGATGGGCGAGTATCTGGGGCCGCTTCTCCTCACACAGCCGGGCGGGCTTAGCGGGGCTCTGTGCCGAGGGATTAACACAGATGCACCACACGCATCTGCTGCTTTAGGACAGCTCCCCGGCTGCTAGGAAAGTTtcggaggaaaaaaagcaaccaaacgTTCAGTTTCACAAAGCTGTGCTTGCTGTCAGGTCAATCCACCACAGACGAGTCCAGGGGCTGAGACGTGCTGGCCTGGCAGGGAGCGGAGCCCAGAGCATTTATCCCAGGATGGTCCTGACAAGCAGTAACACTGCAAAACTGTACCCCTGTGGGGGAAAAAGTCTGTTCAGCTGTGGTGCTGGCACAAGGGAGGACTTGGGAACAGCAGCACGGCACCTCGTGAAAGCAGAGCCCCGTATCTTCGCTCACCCTACAGCACCAAGGCACTCCATTGTTTTCCACCTCTGCCCATCCCTGCAATCCTGCCCTGGCATACCAAGCTCCCAGGTTGTGCAAGCAGCTTCCATTTGCTCATTAGTTCACATCAAACGCATGTTTTCTCAATAGATGTGTCAATTCCCTGCAGTGGCAAACCATAACAAGCTCAGGGATCAGCCAGGCTCACACCGATCGCGATGACTGGTTTGTCACGTTCCCCGCAGCTCGCGGAGGCAGGCTTTGAACACTCGGTGTTGAAGGCTACAGATACCACACGCCTAGCCCAGGTATCGCCCGTGGTATCAGTGAGGTATCGCATCAAGTGTGAACATCTGAGGCTGCTTTTTCGTAGCCAAACATCTGGCATTTCTGCCCCTATGGTTTGGGACTTGGGAGAGCATCGTCCAAACGGTGCATACAGTGGCAGAGTAAGAGCACAAGTTGCAGcctaaagtgtttttttggaCAAACTCAACAAAGATGGTGCTGGGAATCACCATACAGACCCTATGAACTTGTAAGAATTTGGCCTGAGTTACCACCAAGTACCCAGACTTACGTGGCTGTCTGCAACTTGTTTGTAAAGATGCTgcaaaccagcagcagctgtttgcaAGGTAAACAAGCAGGGGTACAGATTGACTTCCTTGGCTCCTTTTCCCACATCCCAGACACAAGCAGACCGCTCTCAAAGGAGATGGGAGGCCACCAGTCACAGTCACTGAAAATAGATCTTAGGGAAGGAGAAATCCCGGTCCTGAAAGACAGCTGGCAATCCATCACTTACAGCTTCTTcctcatgctgttttttttctcccctctcttctATATATTCCTTTTGTGCTCTTTCcctctggttttctttccaGCCGAGGACTTGCTGCCCTGTTTCACTCAGCCCCACGCGTGCATCACAACCCCCAGCCCTCCTGAGGGCAGGGAGGATGTTATCAGCAGGGTTGTGCAGCTCCACCTGCTCCTCGCTCTCCATCCTCGCTTTTGCTGTCTTGTTCCTGCTCCCCGGCTGCAGGGCGGGCAGCAGCACCGGCctgtgggagcagggggaaCTGCAGCAACAGGTCGTGCAGAAACACCACCACCCACCAGGCTGGGAACGCTGCTTGTCCCTCTTTCCCAAGGCAATGTCAGTGCTGGCCATGCACATGTTGGTGTGTGAGAAGCGGGATGAGGCAGaaggccaggctgcagctccccctcACAGCTTGGTTTGTACAACCAGGGGCAGGCCGTGGTGCTACAACACAGGCAAATGTATCAGAAAGGGAGAGCAGCGCAGCAAATGGCCTGTTACATCTGCTGGGCTAGGCAGAAACAAAAGCCAGGCTGGGACTATTTGCTAAACGCAGCAAATTGGTGCTCACTGACTCTTTTTTCGGGGAGGCTGAAGGGGAAAGGTTTTCCTTGACCTTTCGACTTCAAGtactgccagctctgcagaaataacTCCCTCCTGACGGACACAGCACTGCCGTTAGACCCATTAGTTTAGACCCAGGCACAGAGGGTGCAGCCTTGAATAAATCACAACAAGTGGAAATACTGTTAGCAGTTtcataatttaatgaaaaagtacTTGTAAAAAGGGGACATCTGAAAAAGACCGAGTCCATCTTGGaaaattgaatatatatatatttatatatataaaacaaaatgcaaaaacaccaaaaaaaaatttgacAAATAAGGTTAAGAGGTAATACTTCAAACAGTTAGCCACCGAACACACAATAAAAACTAGCAAATGCACTTTGGGGACAATACTTGAGAACTACGTAACCAAGGGCTCCTTCATATATCTAttaaaatcatggaaaaatTAGCAAAACCATTGCCCAGGCGGGAAACAACTGAATTCATAACcccagaagagcagaaatgctGAGTTTTGCTGAAGCACCATTTTCCTCCCCTCCGCCGTACGCTTCTGGCCACAAAATGGCATGAAGGCGTTGCCAGCCTCCCACCTGAGTGTTCCCAACGCAAGCTTCATGAAATTTTGTGGCCAGCAAGAGGATTACTAATAAATATCGAAGGAAAACTAAGAGAGTCAGAACCGGaatacaaatgaagaaacatttgtTGACTTGTTCTGAACGACCCATGGCTTAGAACACAAAGCATTTcccatcaaaataaaatgtgtggaAACCTAAAATGCTACTGCGTATTTAcaccaaaagaaataattttgaagataCAGCTCTAGAAAGACAAATTAcacaaatatacataaaatcaagaagtggggagaaaaaaaaaaaaaaaaaaaaaaagaaactgcatgaAGCAAATAGAGCAGGATTGCCAAGTATGCTGTTTCGCGGTTTTTTATTTCGTTGAAGTCCTCCAGCCCCTGACTTGCTAGTCCTATTGCAACGAGGGAGATTTCAAAGCTTAAACCAAACCTAAAAGCGTTGTCATTTCCCAAACTAAAAGCAGTAAATGAAGGTAATGGAGAATGAAGAAACATGCTGGTTGGCTTCTGCGTAGCCATCGTCACACGTGAACCTTTCATGTGTAGGGAAAGTGAGCCCTGATCCCAACAGAGGCACGCAGGATGCCCCATGCAGCCCATGTCCCAGCTCAGCCGGTGACGTGGGGACAGGGGGTGCTGTGGGTTTACGAAACACACAGCGTTTCAAAGAAAAGGGCAGCTACTTGGTTGATCACCACAACACAAGAAACTCGTCCGCATTCAAACAGAAATCCCAGACAAAATAAACAAGCCAAAAAGGGCTTCCCCTCCCTTCTGGCTTCCTCAACAGAGGTTGAAGTTTAAAAACACGGGTAAACAACTGATTTTAAAGCACgctaaaaaaaaagttttagtttGGGAAACAGCAACTGATCCAGAGGTTGAAAAGCAGCTTAACGTAACCATAAGttttcagcaataaaaaacatACTCCAGGTGATGACTGGCTAAAATTTCACAGGCCTAGGTGCCAGAAGTGGGGCTCCGGAGCCCACATTGAGGCAGCTAGGGTTGAAAATTTGTGCCTAAATAAAAAGTTCAGGCAAAATTACTTCTAATtcatcttcttttaaaaacaccagGTACAAACACCTCCGGCCGTGAAATTTCAGTTTGAGGAGGAACCTGGCATCACCGGTGATTGCCTAAATTGAAGTGtcaaatagcatttttctttgaagtagTACATCTACTCTTGTAAACACTATCCACAAAATTAGCCATCTGTACTTGTTAGCTGggtaaaatatttacaagtgCATCCCACAACAAGCAGCTATgtacagagattaaaaaaaaaaaaaacaagtactAGAAGTtgtatatttacaaaataagcaaataattgCGAGGAGAAACACGACCTTCAGCAAGAGCAGGGAGCGGGGGCACGTCTAGAGGTCAGTGAGTTTGGCAGCGGCTTCCACCCTCCGCAAGGAGCCCGCGACCACCACCGAGCCTCCCTGCAGACGGGGACGGCGCTCAGCAGCCGCTTTGGGCCTGATCCAGCAGAGCacctgggcaggggctgggccacccgagggaaagcagcagggttTTTCCAGGCGCTCAGCTCTCCCACAGGCCCCCAAGTGCCGTGCTGGATCAGCAGCAGGCGCTGCAAGGACGCGGTTTCAGCgtctcccctgcagcccctcgcAACGCAAGGGCTCCTTCCTTCGCTACCTGCCCACCACGGCTGGTACAGCGTGAGCAGCCTGCCTCGCAGGCGAGCTGGCACGGAGGAAGCAGTTTCCTGAGCTCACGCAAGGCCCAGCCGCCCCGCGCTTCCCCAGATGGTGACCTCTGACCAACCCCATCCGTTTCTCCGCGACTCCGCCGTGACTCGGGGAGCCTTGCGAAGGCTGCAAGCCGATTCACAGTTGAACAAAACGACTCCCATTTCGTCCCCTCCTGCAGTTCTTCCCGTCGTAGGTCCTGTACTGGTTTCTGGAACCTGGTGATGCTGAGCTCTGCACTGGTACACCGGGATACGCGAAGGCTGAGTTACCCCGTGGGGGCTTCTAATCACCTTTGTACCGAACCGTGAGAAATcatgttctttttgtttctattgTGACAATCTCTTCCGAAGTCCTTGCTTGGGCTCTCTCTCTCCGAGCTACTCCGCCGTAACCTCActtgctctttattttcatCACTTTCCGCTTCAGAGTCACTCAGCTCCAGGTCGGGGCAGTACCCGTCGTTGTCCTGGTAGGGAGCACCTTCGAGCGCCTGCTTGCTCCACAAGCGGTCTTTCGCGGCGAGCCTTCTCGTCGGCTTCTCACAGCACCGCAGATCTTCCGTGGTCCTCACCAGGCTGTTGGTAGCCTCTTTGAAGGAGCGGCTAAAATGTTCCATGGTGGATTTCCTGAAGCCGCTCTGGCCGGCCAGGTGAGCCGCGAGCACGGAGTCCTGCTCGTAGGGCGTCTGGCTGGAGCTGTCCCTCTGGCTCACGTCGCcggccctgcccagcagcagcccgtTGGACTTGGCCGCCAGCCGCGAGCCGTCCTGCTGCGCCCGCCCGTTCCCCATGGCCGCCTGCCCGTGCAGGGCCGCCTGCAGCGCGAGGGGCTTCCCGGAGGGCTGGCCCCGGTGAAACTCGGACACCTGCACGGGGCCCGAATCCTTCGCCTCGCCGCGGGGCTTGCCGATCCCCCCCGGGACAAGCAAGCCGTTGCTTCTGCCCTCGTGCTGGTACCTGGGGTACGATTTCGCTTTGATTTCGTAGGGTTCCTTCGGCGCCGGCACGCTCCTCTTGCCGTACGCAGTGCTGTTGTTGTCAGGAGACAGCGGCCTGTTGCCAGGCTTCAGGGAGTTGTTTTTGCAATCTCCTAGTGCTGATTTGGGCATTTTTAACTTCAGGGTGATCCTGGGCGGTGGGTAGAACAGCGTGTTCTCTAGTGCACTTGTCAGGGTATGGCCTGGATGAGAGAGAGACGAGggggcagaagaaaagaagacttaaaGAGGGTAACCACACTGTTACCTGTAAGTTTTATCAGTGCATTAAAAAGTCATTCAGCAATAAGAAGCATCTGCAAACAACTGGTGTGAAATTATTTCAGGACATTACAGACAAGGCAGAATAACAAGAACTGCCCCAAATTGTCTACCATTTCAAACGTTTAGGTAAGCATCTTcgcatttccattaaaaaacaacagcctgCCCTTTCACAGGGCTTCAAGCCAGTGAACTGAACCAGCTTTGAGACATGACAGAAGTAGTTCCAGCAAAGCTATAAAAAAGGTTCACATTCAGCTTTGGATAGAGAAGAAACAATGCTTCAAACTGAGCTGCAATTTGGACTTGGTTCAGCTCTGCTTcgtattttaaaattctctgtgCTTTAAAAGTCTTTTCACTCTGATGTACGAGTCTTTATTATATTGTGCACACACACTGCCATTGCAAAATatctctcaaaatattttagtaagttttttaaaaaaagcacttgGTTTTGTAAAGACATAAATTTGGTACACATTTCTAATAAAGTTTATTTACACAAAATCCAAGTGCTTTAGAgtactgctgcttctgcaaagaGCTAGGCTGATCTAAAccagctgaaaaacaacaaacaaacagaacaaacccACCACCTTGTCAGTACCAATGAAACTTATCCATGTTTCAGGGGCAGACAAAAAGCCACAAAGGCTTCACTCTAAATTGGTTACAAAAAACACAACGTGTATCTTGAACGAACATCAAGATCATCATTTCACAACTGCAGAAATAGCTGACGTCccaattaaggaaaaaaagccattgCACTGCAATATATACCATTCCTCTTTTCAAATGTTGTGTTCCTCATTTCAGGGCACATTTTTAGTGAAAATCAAGGGCAGGGTTGGTTTCGGTACATCAACTTTCCAAAGCAGTCACTGCTCGCTGGTAAAAACCAGAGTGCTTAGGCTCTTTCTGAAGGAAGGGACAGTAACTGAGATGACAAGCTAAGAAATGCCTCTTCATGTTGCTCATCAAGTATTCAAGGCAACACGAGAAGAGCCATTCCTATCAGTCACTCTTTTTTGCCTGAAGAAATTAACTACAGCAAGCAAAAGAACATCTCAGTGGGAGAGCAGAGCTTGCTGTGGGGAAACGGCACCATAAAACAGCAGCCCAAGGAAGCAAAAACCTCGAGATCACCACCAGCTCATTTCTGCTACGTGGGTAACGGAGCAATTAATAACTTACAGGCATATGCCCAAGAGTGAAAGATCCAAGTTAAGGTGTTAAAACATTAAAGTATTTTGTCTATGTTGGTAGTTTCATTGACTGAATATttgaatacaatttttaaagcagctctCAAACGTTAAAACACTAAGCCAGAACATAATGAGAACACACAGCTTCCTAGTTTATACACAGTTatgatttgtaaatattttacactTCTGTGATTACCTGCAGCAATTTCCTGATTAATGAGCTGGACTTGCAAATTGAAGACCTGCTCGTGTACTTTACTGTGCGACAACTTCagtttctctctcctgcttACCATGTAGCAGAGATTTCTTACCTACAGAGAAATAATAGGAGACTTagcatcaaattaaaaaaaaaaaaaaaaaaaaaaaaaaaaaaaacacacaatctGGACAGAAAAAATGTATCCACAACAGAATTATACAAATTTGATGAGCAATATCCCTTGGCAAATATCTCATGACTGATACTAAACATATGTAACCAcgaatttaaaaaacaaatcctgaGTATTTTTAATTACCAGTTTAATGAGTGTCTTGAATACATTCTGCAAGGCAGCAGAATGTGTTTTCACCTACAAGCAcagtaagcaaacaaaattcTAGTCAAAAGCACGTAGTTTCTAAGACTTGCTTGTCTGTAAGCCTACTTCAACCACATGCTGTGCTGGGGATGTTACTGCAGTCCACACTCCAGTCTCCTGGAATTTCCTTGTGAAATGCTTTGCAGAATGATTTTCAAGAGCTAAACTAAGTTTGTTCCTCTTAGAATTATTGCAACATTTGAAAGTATATCTTTTTACAAAGCTACCCAATAGATTCTGGCCAGTTTAGACCAGAATTAACATGTAGATCACCCCGAAGAGAACACTGCAGCTTTTCGTGCCTTTCACACATTTGGCTGATGCATTTAGCAGCTTGTTTTCAGGCTGCATGGCAGTTCCACACAGTTCTACTTTCACTACTTGTTTGAATTAGTAGCAGTACGTCCCCCTCCTGTAAGGCAAACAGGAAGAGGCACCGCAAGTTTGTAACACTGACCTGAAAGAGTGGgcacaacacagaaaaagcataGGGGCTGGCTGAACGGTATTTGCCAAGTGTACTTCCCCAAACACCTAACTTTAGCTGTTCAGAAACTGGAACCTCTCTCCCCAGAAAGGAGATtcccaaatttattttcataccaAGACGTAACTGAACACGAATTCTTGTGGCATGAGAGGTTCAGAAACTTTGAGAGCCATCTCGAACTACGAAGTGCTTCCACTCAATGGAAGTGCATCAATTTCAGCACAATTAGATGCAAACCAACCACTCtttgaacaaaaggaaaaacttgaAATCCtttcttgaaagagaaaaacaacaaaaacaaacccaaaaccctccatttgaagtttttttttttgtttgttttgttttgttttctttttaaataagaacCCATATTTGAAGTTGTCCTGGAAAAAGAGATCCAGGCTTGAATATGCCTTAGGTTCACCACCCATCTCTAAGCTCTTGCAAACCACAGGTGATCAGCAGCCCCATATGGTAACAAACCTGTCTTCCTCCCCACCAGCTGCCAGAAGGCATCAGTCTGTGGTGCTGCCAGAATAAATACCTACTCTGGATTTTCCTCAAGAACTCCACCTTTTCCAAATGCTGGCTAGCAACCTCTGAACTAGATACTGCTAAAAAGaccatttccttttcatcctGCTCAGCAAAGCCACGAGCAGTGCTAGACTCGGCGGGCTGTTTTCCAGCAGCtaaccaccagcagcacctcgGGCAGCCACGTGCAGGGAAATCGCCCAGCTCAGGAGCGTGAGCAGTGATTCAGCCCGCCCGCTACCTAGGGCCAGCCAACAGCAGCACGCTGCCCAAGAGGAGAGGTGAGTCAGGGACCTGAATCAGAAGTCACGGGAAGCTGCCTGAGCACGGGCCAGCATCCCTCTTCTTTGCCCGCGAAGCCAAGAAGCCCCTGTGGTAGTTAACCACCCAGAACTTCACCCGATCGCCCTCAAACCATGATGATGTTTTAATGCACTTCTAGAATTCCCCAAAAGCTTCAGGCGCACTCACCAAAGAATACCTGCTGCTTTGCCTACACAAATTAGTTTTCAACGCAGAGAATTTTGCATTGCGTACTTCACAAGAATGGAGCTGAAGGCCTTACctcttattattttctaaatcgTCTCCCTGTGCTCTTCCCATTCCCACTTCTGTCCAAAGACAAAGCTGCTGCTCACCTGCACacagtttttcaaaactttACCAGTTAAACTCTTACCCTCTCTAGGTCCTGCCTCAAATGCATGAACATCCTCATGCGAGTATGAATGCTATCTTCTTTTGGCTGCACTAAGCCATTTTCTTCATCCTCCTTGGGAGGAAACAATGGTTTGTTAAAGTTACTTTTTCGCTTTAATTTCCAGTAATTGTAGATGAAGTCTACAGCAAGTTTAGGAAGACCCAGTTCTGCTGCAACGTCCTCCACTTTAACGAGTGAGTAAAACTCTTCTTCCAGCTCTCGGAGCTTCTGGGCTCGTAAACTGGTTTTCTCGCTCTCCGTTTGCTTCTGGTCCGACATACTTTTGGGATGCTCATCAACATCAGGCAGCGAGTTCTGTTTGTTCTTGCTATGCTTCAGACAATACGACTTGAACTTGACCTCATCCCCGTCATCCAGGATAGTCTTCATCTCTAAGCTATGCTCGAAGGCACAGGTGACATGAAAGGCAGTGATGCAGCTTTTCACGGAGCACTACAgatggaagaaaagggaaaaaacactcAGTCACCAAGAGtagaaacaaaccagaaaaaaaaatatatatatcttcattACATTAAAGTTTATTCCTACCAAATCATCTCTTAAGCACTCTTAGAAATACCTGTTGATCTCTTCGAAGCTGGTATCATGTTAGTATCATGTGATCtggtattttcttgtttttgaacAGCGTTCAGTGGAAGGATCCACCTCTGATCCACATACTACCAGTACTTACACTTCTCAGCCTTACTCAGAAGAAGGCAACTGAGACCAACTCCTAACTCTCTACACTGAAGCACTTAGGGAACTAATTTGTTAGCAGACAGCTATGAAAAAGTAGGCAGCTATCCTACGATTGTCTTCATCATAACATCTccaaatacaggaaaaataaaataaaaaaaaaatcctcatctcACAGACTGAgtcagaggaaaacaagaacatACCTGAATGCAAGCACCAGTTTTCAGTTTGCATAAACTACACACTAAAGCCCATCGACTTGGTGGAATGTGAGACACCTTTGTGATCGGCTCCATCCTTTCTGGGCAAGCAATACtgacctgaaaacaaaaagcagcatggaAACAGTTAGCAAGGCAATAAAGACAAGCTCTCCACTAATATTAGAACAAGAAGTATGACCACACATTTATCTTGTTCAGAGATATCTATGTGCTCATGCTTCTTAGCAAGTGACCCCAGAAGATCCTGCATGTGGAAAACCATGCTGAGGAATACAATTAGTTCAACCTGGTGGCTAGAAGTTGCAACTCTTCAGAAGATTTTAGGCATCTGCAGTATGCCTTGTTATGAATCATTTAAGAGACTACAGTAAATGATAGCTAAGTTTATTCCCTTTcgattctttatttttttttcctgtgttattAAGCAGATCTAACTTAAAAAGTACCAAAAAGCGAGCTACTCAGAACAAAACAGGAACACTTAGTCACTTACCTGAGAAGTTCCTTCTTTAAGATCCACAGATCCGCTACACGAGCTACTTCTGCCAGCTCAGAGATTGGGGCAGAAGAGATCTAGCAGTCAGCAGCCAGGGAAAGCCTTGCTTTCTGCCTTT carries:
- the JADE3 gene encoding protein Jade-3, producing MKRHRHLSTSDSSDNESPSTSFSSCSKYRSKSKTPANEQKKPAEVFRKDLISAMKLPDSHHVNPDEYYVFADTWKQEWEKGVQVPASPETIPQPSLRVVAEKVKEVLYTRPRKYIHCSSQEPTEPGYINILELAESVCRYDLDDMDIFWLQELNEELTEMGCGPLDENTMEKTIEVLERHCHENMNHAIETEEGLGIEYDEDVICDVCRSPDSEDGNDMVFCDKCNICVHQACYGILKVPEGSWLCRTCVLGIHPQCLLCPKRGGAMKATRTGTKWAHVSCALWIPEVSIACPERMEPITKVSHIPPSRWALVCSLCKLKTGACIQCSVKSCITAFHVTCAFEHSLEMKTILDDGDEVKFKSYCLKHSKNKQNSLPDVDEHPKSMSDQKQTESEKTSLRAQKLRELEEEFYSLVKVEDVAAELGLPKLAVDFIYNYWKLKRKSNFNKPLFPPKEDEENGLVQPKEDSIHTRMRMFMHLRQDLERVRNLCYMVSRREKLKLSHSKVHEQVFNLQVQLINQEIAAGHTLTSALENTLFYPPPRITLKLKMPKSALGDCKNNSLKPGNRPLSPDNNSTAYGKRSVPAPKEPYEIKAKSYPRYQHEGRSNGLLVPGGIGKPRGEAKDSGPVQVSEFHRGQPSGKPLALQAALHGQAAMGNGRAQQDGSRLAAKSNGLLLGRAGDVSQRDSSSQTPYEQDSVLAAHLAGQSGFRKSTMEHFSRSFKEATNSLVRTTEDLRCCEKPTRRLAAKDRLWSKQALEGAPYQDNDGYCPDLELSDSEAESDENKEQVRLRRSSSERESPSKDFGRDCHNRNKKNMISHGSVQR